TTTACAACTTTATCGGCAAATTCCATATCAATATATTCATTCTGACTCGGAGCAGTATCGGTAATTAGCTTCATGTCATTAATTCCGATTATTACTGTATCTTTTTGTTGTTCTAACATTCCGTTCAGAATTGTTCTGAACTGAGTTGTTGGTTTTACAAAATTTTTCCTGAGCAAAATTATTCTATTTTTCTTTGATTTCAATAAATTAAGGGCATTATTTTCATAAGCGGGAGCAATTATAACTTCAAAAAAAAGTTTATTTATTTCTTCTGCGGTGGCATTGTCGATGATTTTATTGGCAGTTAAAATTCCGCCAAATGCAGAAACAGGGTCACCTGCGAGGGCATCTTTCCATGCATCGATAAGTTCGGGACGCGAAGCCAAACCACATGCATTATTGTGTTTGACAATTGCAAATGTAGTTTCATTAAAATCGTCAATAAGATTAACTGCGGCATCAACATCAAGGAGATTGTTGTATGATAATTCTTTCCCGTTCAGTTGTTCAAACATTTGAGAAAAATCGCCATAGTAAATGCCTTTCTGGTGAGGGTTTTCGCCATATCGTAAAACTTTAGCTCCCGATACAGAATATTTAAACGATTTTGTTTCGTTGTTTTTATTAAAATATTTGAATATTGAAGTATCATATCCTGAAGTTACATCAAAGGCATAAGTGGCAAATGTTTTCCTTTGCTCCAAAGAAATTTCACCTTTGTTTTCTGTAAGAATTTCATAAAATTCCTTATAATATTTTGCAGACGGAACAATAACAACATCTTTAAAATTCTTTGCAGCTGCTCTTATAAGTGAAATTCCACCGATATCAATTTTTTCAATTATTTCCTTTTCATCATTGGTATTAGCAACGGTTTCTTCGAAAGGATATAAATCAACAATGACAAGGTCGATTTCTTTTATGTTGAATTTTTCGAGTTCTTTTTTATCGTTTTCATTATCACGGCGTGCAAGTATTCCGCCAAAAATTTTTGGATGAAGGGTTTTTACTCTTCCTCCGAAAACTGAAGGGAATGATGTCATATCTTCAACCGAAACTGCCTTAATTCCCAGCTCTTCAATATATTTTTGAGTTCCTCCGGTAGAAAAAATGCTAACTCCAAGCTCATCAAGTTTTTTAATAATTTCTGTAAGTCCTTCCTTATGATAAACAGATATTAAGGCACTTTTAATTTTTTTTAATTCCATCTTTACTATTCATTTTTTGTTCGTAAATAGAGTTTGTCCATAATGTCCGATTTCTTTGTTATTCTCGTTTTAAAAACCAGTCATTTACTACAGTAAACTCCTGATTTTTAAAACTTCGAAAGCCTCGAACGCGAACATTCTGAACCAAACTCTCGACTTTATATACAGACACTAAATATGCAAATTTGCTAAATTTAATGAAATAAACAATTTTTTAAACTTCCGATTATATTTTAATTTGTAAATTTACGACATTCTCAGTAAATTTTATTATACGAGCTTCAAATAAATTTAGTTGCTTATGTTTTTATTGATTAAACTCATAAAAGAAAGTCTGTTTTTTGCGGTTACTGCCATTATAGCTAACAAGCTTCGCACTATTCTTACATTACTTGGAATTACAATAGGAATTTTTACGATAATCTGTGTTTTTACTGTGGTGGATTCGATGGAAAGCAAAGTACGCAATAGCGTTGCTTCACTTGGCGATAATGTTTTATTTGTTCAAAAATGGCCATGGTCTTTTGGCGGCGACTATCAATGGTGGAAATATATGAACAGACCTTTTCCTACAATAAAGGAAATGGAATTGATTAAGAAAAATTCGCGCTATACTGAAGCTGTTACTTTTTTAATGTCGTCTTCCAAAAAAGCCGAATACCAAAACAATAGCATGGAAAACATTGAAATAATTGGTATTTCCAATGAATACGAAAAAGTGTGGAACATAGAACTCAGAGAAGGAAGATTTATTTCCGAACTTGAATTTAACAGCGGGAAAAATGTTGCGGTTGTTGGTTCTGAAATTGCAAAAAATCTTTTTGGAAATTTGAATCCTATTGGAAAATTCGTTAAAACTTTAGGAAGAAAAGTTGAAGTAATAGGAATTTTAAAAAAAGAAGGCGAAGACAGTTTTAACAACAGCAATGATAATACCATAATACTTTCTGTAAATTTCGTGAGAAACATACTTGATATTCGTTCCGATAGGGTTAACCCCACTATAGTAGTAAAAGCGAAAGCAGGAATATCAAACGAGCAGTTGAAAGATGAGCTTATTGGTCTGATGCGAGCAATAAGAAAACTGAAACCATTAGCCGAAGACGATTTTGCAATTAATGAAACAAGTTTAATCACTAAAGGCCTTGATAGTTTCTTTTTCGGACTTTCCCTTGCAGGTTGGATTATTGGTGGATTTTCAATAATTGTAGGTGGATTCGGAATTGCAAATATTATGTTTGTTTCAGTAAGAGAAAGAACAAATATTATAGGAATTCAAAAATCTTTAGGCGCAAAAAATTATTTTATTCTTTTGCAGTTTTTATTTGAATCGGTTATTCTTTGCCTTATCGGGGGAGCTTTAGGTTTGCTTCTGGTATATCTCGGAACTCTTATTGTTTCATTTCTTTTCGATTTTAGTTTAACTCTCACTTTCTACAACATTTTTAAAGGATTATTTATTTCTGCCGGCATAGGCGTAATTTCCGGTTTTATTCCGGCATTTGTAGCTTCACGTTTAGACCCTGTGGTAGCAATCAGACATTAGTGTTAAGTTAAATATATTTTATTGCATTAATAAAGCTGGATGTTAGATGCTTGACACTTCCGATTTTTCTAATTTCCATCATCAAACTTCTAATTTCTCTTTTACATAAGTAATTGAAATTTAGCCGATAAATTTTTGATAATAATAAATATGTTTTTATATTTGCTGGCAAATCAAACAAATATATATGGATAAATCTTCAATATATCGACAAAATAAAATAAATGATGCGGTTGATAAAATTAAAGCAATTGCACATCCAATCCGACTTGATATAGTTGATTTACTGGGAAAAAACAAAAAGATGACTGTTACCGAAATATATCTTAAATTAAATTTAGAACAAGCAATTACTTCACACCACTTGGGAATATTGAGAGATAAAGGCATATTGGGTTCTGTCCGAAAAGGGAAAAATATTTACTATATAATAAAACAAGAAAATATTTTAAAAATTATTGCTTGCCTTTCAGAATCTATGTAACTTTGTTTTTTTAGACATAATTAAATCTGGAAAGTTCCCGTTTACAGCATATTTTAAATTCTTTACCCGGTAGACCTGGTATATATCAGTTTTTCGACCGTGATAAAAACATTATATATGTTGGCAAGGCAAAAAATTTAAGAAAAAGAATAATATCATATTTCAATGGAAATTTCCAAAACGGCAAAACCGCCGTAATGCTCGGCAAAACCGATGACATAAAATACATTGTGGTTGATACCGAAGCCGATGCATTACTTCTTGAAAATAATCTGATAAAAAAATACCAGCCCCGCTATAATATTTTATTGAAAGATGATAAAACTTTTCCGTGGATATGCATTAAAAATGAACGTTTCCCAAGAATTTTCTCAACAAGAAATATTTTAAAAGACGGTTCACAGTATTTTGGACCCTATACTTCGGTGCGAATGCTTCACACATTGCTCGAACTTATAAAAAAGTTATATCCGCTGAGAAACTGCAATTATAAACTTTCCGAAGAAAATAGTAAAATCAAAAAATACAAATTGTGTCTTGAATATCATATCGGAAACTGCAAAGGACCTTGTGAAGGACTGCAAACCGAAGAAGATTATGAGCAATCGATTTTGAATATTAAGGATATCCTGAAAGGAAATATTATTAAAGTAATTGGTTATCTTAAAAATTTAATGAAAATTTTTTCTGCTCATTATGAATTTGAAAAAGCACAGATTGTAAAAGAAAAACTCGAATTGCTTGAGAAATTCCAGAAAAAATCAACAATTGTAAATCCCGAAATTGACAATGTTGATGTTTTTTCAATTGTTACAGATGAAAAATACGGATATGTAAATTATCTGAAAGTCCACAACGGTGCTATAATTCAGATTCATACCATAGAATTGAAAAAACAGTTGGATGAAACATCTGA
This is a stretch of genomic DNA from Bacteroidales bacterium. It encodes these proteins:
- the purH gene encoding bifunctional phosphoribosylaminoimidazolecarboxamide formyltransferase/IMP cyclohydrolase, with the translated sequence MELKKIKSALISVYHKEGLTEIIKKLDELGVSIFSTGGTQKYIEELGIKAVSVEDMTSFPSVFGGRVKTLHPKIFGGILARRDNENDKKELEKFNIKEIDLVIVDLYPFEETVANTNDEKEIIEKIDIGGISLIRAAAKNFKDVVIVPSAKYYKEFYEILTENKGEISLEQRKTFATYAFDVTSGYDTSIFKYFNKNNETKSFKYSVSGAKVLRYGENPHQKGIYYGDFSQMFEQLNGKELSYNNLLDVDAAVNLIDDFNETTFAIVKHNNACGLASRPELIDAWKDALAGDPVSAFGGILTANKIIDNATAEEINKLFFEVIIAPAYENNALNLLKSKKNRIILLRKNFVKPTTQFRTILNGMLEQQKDTVIIGINDMKLITDTAPSQNEYIDMEFADKVVKHTKSNAIVLAKNKQLLASGVGQTSRVDALKQAIAKAKEFKFDLNGAVMASDAFFPFADCVEIAHKAGITVVIQPGGSINDKDTIEYCNKNKIGMVLTGIRHFKH
- a CDS encoding ABC transporter permease yields the protein MFLLIKLIKESLFFAVTAIIANKLRTILTLLGITIGIFTIICVFTVVDSMESKVRNSVASLGDNVLFVQKWPWSFGGDYQWWKYMNRPFPTIKEMELIKKNSRYTEAVTFLMSSSKKAEYQNNSMENIEIIGISNEYEKVWNIELREGRFISELEFNSGKNVAVVGSEIAKNLFGNLNPIGKFVKTLGRKVEVIGILKKEGEDSFNNSNDNTIILSVNFVRNILDIRSDRVNPTIVVKAKAGISNEQLKDELIGLMRAIRKLKPLAEDDFAINETSLITKGLDSFFFGLSLAGWIIGGFSIIVGGFGIANIMFVSVRERTNIIGIQKSLGAKNYFILLQFLFESVILCLIGGALGLLLVYLGTLIVSFLFDFSLTLTFYNIFKGLFISAGIGVISGFIPAFVASRLDPVVAIRH
- a CDS encoding metalloregulator ArsR/SmtB family transcription factor; this translates as MDKSSIYRQNKINDAVDKIKAIAHPIRLDIVDLLGKNKKMTVTEIYLKLNLEQAITSHHLGILRDKGILGSVRKGKNIYYIIKQENILKIIACLSESM